Sequence from the Microbacterium faecale genome:
GCGACTGGACCGACGCCGGCTGGCACCTCGCCGAGTTCGTGATGCCGGCCATGGTGCTCGTCATCCTGCTCTCGCTCATCCCGCTGCCGTTCATGCAGTTCTGGTCGTTCATCGGCCTGTGGGGATTCATCATTCTCGCGATCGTCGAGATGGTGTTCCTCGCGCGCCGCGTGAAGAAGAAGGCGGCCGACAAGTGGGGCGACCGCCGAGAAAAGGGCCTCGGCTGGTACGCCGCGATGCGCTCGATTCAGATGCGTTTCATGCGCATCCCAAAGCCGCAGGTGCGCCGCGGCGAGTACCCGAGCCTCTGAGCCGACGCGCCGTCAGCGGCGCACGAGCGCGCGATTGATGCGTCGCGCCCAGAACGGGCCCCGATAGATGAATCCCGTGTATCCCTGGACGAGCGTCGCGCCGTATTCGAGACGCTCGCGCACCTGATCGGCTGTTTCGACGCCGCCGACCGAGATCACGCAGAAAGACGGATCCGGCACGGTCTCGCGAACAATCGACAGGACTTCGAGTGAGCGCTCGGCGACGGGCGGCCCCGAGACACCGCCGGAACCCATCGCCTCCACCTCCCGGGAATCCGTCGTGAGCCGGTCGCGGGAGATCGTCGTGTTCGTCGCGATGAGGCCGTCGAGACGCAGGTCGGCCGCGAGCCGCGAGATCGCGATGACCTCGTCGTCGGGCAGGTCGGGCGCGATCTTCACGAGCAACGGCGTGGCACCGCACGCCGCGCGCACGGCTTCGAGCAATGGGCGCAGCGTTTCGACGGCCTGCAGTCCGCGCAGACCGGGAGTGTTCGGCGACGAGACGTTGACGGCGACGTAGTCGGCGACCGGCGCGAGCATGCGCGCGCTGCGCACGTAGTCATCGAGCGCGGAATCGACATCGACGACACGGCTCTTGCCGATGTTCGCACCGACGACCGCTCCCCCGCGCCGCAGGCGCGCGAGGCGTCGTGCCGCGGCGGCCGCGCCGCGATTGTTGAAGCCCATGCGGTTGAGGAGGCCGCGATCGGCGACGAGGCGGAACAATCTCGGTGACGGATTACCCGGTTGTGGGATCGCGGTGACCGTGCCGATCTCGACGTGTCCGAACCCGAGCGCCTCCAGCCCGCGGACGCCCACGGCGTTCTTGTCGAAGCCCGCCGCGATGCCGAACGGGGTGGGGAACGTGACGCCTAAGGCGTCGACACGGAGCGAGGGATCCGGCTGCGTGAACCGTCGCACGATCGGGCGGAGCGGAGCGGCCCCCATCACGCGGATGGCGGCCATGCCGAGGTGGTGCGCGGTTTCCGTGTCCAGGCGCTTGAGCACGCCACGGAACAGCAGGTCGTAGAGCATGCGGCTCATCCCTCGGTCGCGTTGGGCTCGCCGCGTCCGGCACGCAGCTCGGCAACGGCCTCTTCGAAATCCCCGAGCGATTCGAATGCGCGGTACACGCTCGCGAATCGGAGATACGCGATCTCGTCGAGCTCGCGGAGCGGCTCGAGAATCGCGAGACCGATGTCGTTGGCCTCGAGGGTGCTCTGTCCCGACTGGCGCAGCGCCTCTTCGACCTTCTGCGCGAGCAGCGCGAGGTCATCGTCGGTCACGGGTCGTCCCTGGCATGCCTTCCGGACTCCGCTGACGACCTTGTCACGAGAGAACGGCTCGACCGCACCGGAGCGCTTGACGACGCTGAGGCTCGCAGTCTCGACCGTGGAGAAGCGACCACCGCACTCGGGACACTGGCGACGACGTCTGATCGACAGACCGTCGTCGCTCGTGCGCGAATCGATCACGCGGGAGTCGGGGTGGCGGCAGAATGGGCAATGCATGACGACACGACTTTACATGGCCGACTGCGTGTCCTCTCTGCTCAGCGCTGTCGGGCCCTGACCGCGTCGCCGTGCGCAGGCAGCGCCTCCGCCTCCGCGAGCGCGACGATGCGATCCGCGACCGCCGCGAGCGCGGCCGCGTCGTACTCGATGACCTGCTGCGGGCGGAGGAAGGTATACGCGCCGAGTCCCGAGGCGTAC
This genomic interval carries:
- a CDS encoding DUF3043 domain-containing protein, whose protein sequence is MAKNAHPADDAATPEQKPVGKGRPTPTRAEQQAKRVRPLVATTKEAKKAARSEMRERQERARVGMQNGEERFLGPRDKGPQRRFARDWTDAGWHLAEFVMPAMVLVILLSLIPLPFMQFWSFIGLWGFIILAIVEMVFLARRVKKKAADKWGDRREKGLGWYAAMRSIQMRFMRIPKPQVRRGEYPSL
- a CDS encoding quinone-dependent dihydroorotate dehydrogenase produces the protein MSRMLYDLLFRGVLKRLDTETAHHLGMAAIRVMGAAPLRPIVRRFTQPDPSLRVDALGVTFPTPFGIAAGFDKNAVGVRGLEALGFGHVEIGTVTAIPQPGNPSPRLFRLVADRGLLNRMGFNNRGAAAAARRLARLRRGGAVVGANIGKSRVVDVDSALDDYVRSARMLAPVADYVAVNVSSPNTPGLRGLQAVETLRPLLEAVRAACGATPLLVKIAPDLPDDEVIAISRLAADLRLDGLIATNTTISRDRLTTDSREVEAMGSGGVSGPPVAERSLEVLSIVRETVPDPSFCVISVGGVETADQVRERLEYGATLVQGYTGFIYRGPFWARRINRALVRR
- the nrdR gene encoding transcriptional regulator NrdR — encoded protein: MHCPFCRHPDSRVIDSRTSDDGLSIRRRRQCPECGGRFSTVETASLSVVKRSGAVEPFSRDKVVSGVRKACQGRPVTDDDLALLAQKVEEALRQSGQSTLEANDIGLAILEPLRELDEIAYLRFASVYRAFESLGDFEEAVAELRAGRGEPNATEG